A genome region from Methanomicrobia archaeon includes the following:
- a CDS encoding elongation factor EF-2: protein MATRGKKAAEKVKVLMDKTERIRNIGIIAHIDHGKTTLTDNLLAGAGIISNELAGAQLFTDFYYLEQERGITIFAANASMVYDYKGTSYLINLIDTPGHVDFGGDVTRALRAVDGAVVVVDAVEGAMPQTETVMRQAMKENVKPVLFINKVDRMINELKVDAQEMQNRLGKIITKMNKLIKSMNPAKYEEWKLDAATGNVAFGSALYNWAVSVKTMQSTGIAFKEVYDYCKAGTMKELAQKCPAHVAVLDMVTEHLPNPLVAQKYRVPVIWRGDDTSTIGKDMVACNRDGDVAFMVTDISVDPHAGEVATGRLFSGTLKRGDELIISGLYKTNRIQQVCIFMGEERVEVDNVPAGNIAGLAGMKDAIVGSTLSSKEMTPFESIKHYSEPVVTVAVEAKNTKDLPRLIDVIRKLAKEDPSIRVEINEETGEHLISGMGELHLDIITHQINVDENVPIIASPPIVVFRETVESPAGPVEGKSPNRHNKFYFEVEPLEPAVLEKIQSGDIQMGKDKVAMRDQLIEAGMYKEEAKNVVSIVEGNMLLDMTKGIQYLRETMELVIEGFEEVMRQGPLAKEKCRGIKVKLMDVKLHEDAIHRGPAQVIPAVRSALFAAILLAKANFLEPVQTVFISIPQNLLGNVTHELQGRRGQILDIQTEADMVSLQAETPVAEMFGFAGDIRSVTEGRALWSTEFAGFKPIPQNLFGEKVLDVRKRKGLKPEMPRAADFVS from the coding sequence ATGGCAACACGAGGCAAGAAAGCCGCAGAAAAAGTTAAAGTATTGATGGACAAGACCGAGCGAATACGCAATATCGGGATCATTGCGCATATCGACCACGGCAAGACTACGCTGACCGATAACCTCCTTGCAGGTGCGGGGATCATATCGAATGAACTGGCGGGAGCGCAGCTCTTCACCGATTTCTATTACCTGGAGCAGGAGCGCGGGATCACGATCTTCGCCGCGAATGCCTCCATGGTTTATGACTATAAGGGTACGTCGTATCTCATTAACCTGATTGATACGCCCGGGCACGTGGATTTCGGCGGTGACGTGACACGGGCGCTGCGTGCCGTTGACGGCGCGGTCGTGGTCGTCGATGCTGTGGAGGGCGCGATGCCACAGACCGAGACCGTGATGCGGCAGGCGATGAAGGAGAATGTCAAGCCCGTGCTCTTCATCAACAAGGTCGATCGGATGATCAATGAGCTGAAGGTGGATGCACAGGAGATGCAGAACCGGCTCGGTAAGATCATCACGAAGATGAACAAGCTGATCAAGAGCATGAACCCGGCGAAATATGAAGAGTGGAAGCTCGATGCGGCGACCGGTAATGTCGCGTTTGGCTCCGCATTGTATAACTGGGCCGTGAGCGTCAAAACCATGCAGAGCACCGGCATCGCCTTCAAAGAGGTCTATGATTACTGTAAGGCGGGTACCATGAAGGAGTTGGCGCAGAAATGCCCCGCTCATGTTGCCGTGCTCGATATGGTCACGGAGCACCTGCCCAACCCCCTGGTGGCACAGAAATACCGTGTGCCCGTGATCTGGCGTGGTGATGACACCTCCACGATCGGGAAGGACATGGTCGCGTGTAACCGGGACGGTGATGTCGCCTTTATGGTCACCGATATTTCAGTGGACCCCCATGCAGGCGAAGTGGCAACCGGACGGCTCTTCAGCGGGACGCTGAAGCGCGGTGATGAATTGATCATCTCCGGCCTCTACAAGACGAACCGCATCCAGCAGGTCTGTATCTTTATGGGTGAGGAGCGCGTCGAGGTCGATAACGTGCCCGCAGGTAACATCGCGGGTCTCGCCGGTATGAAGGATGCTATTGTTGGCTCCACGCTCTCGTCGAAGGAGATGACGCCCTTCGAGAGTATCAAGCATTACAGTGAGCCGGTGGTTACCGTCGCGGTCGAGGCGAAGAACACGAAGGACCTGCCGCGCCTGATTGACGTAATCAGGAAGCTGGCAAAGGAAGATCCCTCGATTCGCGTCGAGATCAATGAAGAGACCGGAGAGCACCTGATCTCTGGTATGGGTGAACTCCATCTCGATATCATTACGCACCAAATTAATGTCGATGAGAACGTGCCCATCATCGCATCACCACCCATCGTTGTCTTTAGAGAGACGGTGGAGTCCCCTGCGGGGCCGGTAGAGGGGAAATCGCCGAACCGGCATAATAAGTTCTATTTCGAGGTCGAGCCACTTGAGCCTGCGGTCCTTGAGAAGATACAGTCCGGGGACATTCAGATGGGCAAGGATAAGGTGGCGATGCGTGATCAGCTGATCGAAGCTGGTATGTACAAGGAAGAGGCCAAGAATGTGGTCAGCATCGTCGAAGGCAATATGCTGCTTGACATGACCAAAGGTATCCAGTACCTGCGAGAGACGATGGAACTGGTCATAGAGGGCTTTGAAGAGGTCATGCGTCAGGGACCGCTGGCGAAGGAGAAGTGCCGCGGCATCAAGGTGAAACTCATGGACGTGAAACTGCATGAGGATGCGATCCATCGTGGCCCTGCTCAGGTGATTCCAGCAGTGCGCAGCGCGCTGTTCGCCGCTATCCTGCTCGCTAAGGCGAACTTCCTCGAGCCAGTCCAAACGGTGTTCATCAGCATACCCCAGAACCTGCTCGGGAATGTCACTCACGAGCTACAGGGCAGAAGAGGTCAGATACTGGATATCCAAACCGAGGCCGACATGGTCTCGCTGCAGGCCGAGACTCCCGTAGCGGAGATGTTCGGCTTCGCTGGCGACATCCGTTCGGTAACCGAGGGCCGAGCGCTCTGGAGCACTGAATTCGCGGGCTTCAAACCCATCCCCCAGAACCTCTTTGGTGAGAAGGTGCTGGACGTACGGAAACGGAAAGGGTTGAAGCCGGAGATGCCGCGAGCCGCTGATTTCGTCTCGTAA
- a CDS encoding thermosome subunit produces MAQQLGGTPILVLKEGSERTQGRDAQSRNILAAKVIASAVKSTLGPKGMDKMMVDSMGDIIVTNDGATILKEMDIEHPAAKMMVEIAKTQDDEVGDGTTTAVVTAGELLKRAEDLLEQDVHPTVIVAGFRSAAEKACEILSDSALEVSTADTDTLQKIAQTSMTGKGAGIEKDLLTTLAVDAVRMVAEDNAEKIDTDQIKVEKKTGGRTGDSTLIRGMLVDKGRAHPEMPKRVPKAKIALVNAAFEIEKTEVDAKIEISAPDELQTFLDEERGMLAEMVNMVQESGANVLFCQKGIDDLAQGYLAKADIMAVKRVKERDLKLLARATGGKIITSLDEIRPEDLGGAGVVEEEKIGGDEMIFVKDCRNPKSVSILLRGGTEHVLDELERSLHDALRVTACALEDGKYVPGGGAPEIELALRLRDFAATVGGREHLAIQAFADAIEVIPRSLAENAGLDPIDMLVALRSAHESGKTYAGLDVYKGTIADMLKAGVIEPLRIKTQAIGSAAESATMVLRIDDVIASGAEEQQPEGGGMPPEAGYPGMAMGGAY; encoded by the coding sequence ATGGCCCAGCAGTTAGGTGGAACACCCATCTTGGTGTTGAAGGAAGGGAGTGAACGCACACAGGGAAGAGACGCACAGAGCAGGAACATCCTCGCCGCAAAAGTCATCGCTTCTGCAGTTAAGTCAACTCTAGGGCCCAAAGGGATGGATAAGATGATGGTCGATTCCATGGGGGATATCATCGTCACCAATGACGGCGCGACGATTCTCAAAGAGATGGACATCGAGCATCCCGCGGCAAAGATGATGGTCGAAATCGCGAAGACGCAGGATGACGAGGTCGGCGACGGCACGACGACCGCGGTGGTCACCGCGGGTGAACTCTTGAAACGTGCCGAAGACCTCCTGGAGCAAGATGTGCATCCAACCGTGATCGTCGCGGGGTTTCGGAGCGCTGCGGAGAAGGCCTGCGAGATATTGAGCGACAGTGCACTCGAGGTCTCGACGGCCGATACGGATACGTTGCAGAAGATCGCACAGACCTCGATGACCGGGAAAGGCGCGGGTATAGAGAAAGATCTACTCACCACACTCGCGGTCGATGCCGTGCGCATGGTTGCAGAAGATAATGCGGAGAAGATCGATACTGATCAGATAAAGGTGGAGAAGAAGACCGGCGGCAGGACGGGGGATTCTACCCTGATCCGCGGTATGCTGGTGGATAAAGGGCGGGCGCACCCGGAAATGCCAAAACGAGTGCCGAAAGCGAAAATAGCGCTCGTTAACGCCGCATTCGAGATCGAAAAGACCGAAGTGGACGCGAAAATCGAGATCTCCGCGCCCGACGAGCTGCAAACCTTCCTGGATGAGGAGAGGGGGATGCTCGCGGAGATGGTGAACATGGTGCAGGAAAGCGGAGCGAACGTGCTCTTCTGCCAGAAGGGGATCGACGATCTTGCCCAGGGGTATCTGGCAAAAGCGGATATTATGGCCGTGAAACGGGTTAAAGAGCGCGATTTGAAGTTGCTCGCCCGGGCAACCGGGGGTAAGATCATCACCAGTCTTGATGAGATCAGACCGGAAGATCTTGGCGGGGCCGGCGTGGTGGAAGAAGAGAAGATCGGTGGTGACGAGATGATCTTCGTTAAGGACTGCCGGAACCCGAAATCCGTTTCCATTCTGCTTCGCGGGGGGACAGAGCACGTGCTGGATGAGCTGGAGCGGAGCTTGCATGACGCGTTACGGGTAACCGCATGCGCGCTCGAGGACGGTAAATACGTTCCTGGTGGTGGCGCTCCTGAGATCGAGCTGGCGCTCAGGCTGCGTGACTTTGCGGCAACCGTGGGTGGTCGGGAGCACCTGGCAATCCAGGCCTTTGCCGATGCCATCGAAGTCATTCCGCGCTCACTTGCTGAGAATGCCGGATTGGATCCTATTGACATGCTCGTTGCCCTGCGGTCCGCGCATGAGTCGGGTAAGACGTATGCTGGTCTTGATGTGTACAAAGGAACGATAGCGGACATGCTGAAAGCCGGGGTCATTGAGCCGCTGCGGATAAAGACACAGGCTATTGGATCGGCAGCAGAATCGGCAACGATGGTACTGAGAATCGATGACGTTATTGCGTCTGGTGCAGAGGAGCAGCAGCCGGAAGGTGGCGGTATGCCGCCGGAAGCGGGCTATCCGGGCATGGCTATGGGCGGCGCTTACTAA
- the tfb gene encoding transcription initiation factor IIB (stabilizes TBP binding to an archaeal box-A promoter; responsible for recruiting RNA polymerase II to the pre-initiation complex): protein MERIRTCPECGSKHIVMDPKHADLYCADCGVVLAEALIDQGPEWRAYDQEQAAQRVRTGPPLSYRLHNKGLSTPIPKGLPQTFRLRGRIGLEGGDKTLILALGELDRMASALKLPADVREETAILYREAMHQNLIKGRSVEELISAMLYITCRQYGIPRTLKEIVVVSKMPLKKIRRAYLFLIKEMGIKLAPASPARFIPRFCSMLGLSSSVRERAIQIIRKSGGMGMAKGWSPTGTAGAAIYLASQMSGEPVDESSIAKVAGTTPITIRTRYEEMQKRLQLTSC, encoded by the coding sequence ATGGAGCGAATTCGTACGTGTCCGGAGTGTGGCTCGAAACATATCGTGATGGATCCCAAGCATGCAGACCTGTACTGCGCTGATTGCGGGGTAGTGTTAGCGGAAGCTTTGATTGATCAAGGCCCTGAATGGCGCGCTTACGATCAGGAGCAAGCCGCACAACGGGTACGGACCGGGCCTCCACTGAGCTATCGACTCCATAACAAAGGTTTGAGCACGCCGATCCCAAAAGGACTTCCGCAGACCTTTCGGTTGCGGGGCCGAATTGGTCTGGAGGGTGGGGATAAGACCCTGATCCTCGCGCTTGGCGAGCTGGATCGAATGGCATCGGCGCTCAAGTTGCCAGCGGATGTGCGAGAAGAGACTGCCATTTTGTACCGAGAAGCGATGCACCAAAATCTGATCAAGGGGAGGAGTGTAGAGGAACTGATATCGGCAATGCTTTATATCACCTGCAGGCAGTATGGCATACCTCGAACCCTGAAGGAGATTGTGGTGGTCTCAAAAATGCCGTTGAAGAAGATTCGGCGTGCATACTTGTTCCTCATTAAAGAGATGGGGATAAAGCTCGCACCAGCAAGCCCTGCACGCTTCATACCACGGTTCTGCTCCATGCTCGGCTTAAGCAGCAGCGTTCGAGAGCGCGCGATACAGATCATTCGTAAGAGTGGCGGCATGGGCATGGCGAAAGGGTGGTCACCCACAGGAACAGCGGGTGCTGCGATCTATCTCGCATCACAAATGAGTGGCGAGCCCGTGGATGAGTCTTCGATCGCCAAGGTGGCTGGAACGACCCCGATCACCATTCGAACCCGGTATGAAGAGATGCAAAAGCGGCTGCAGCTCACGAGTTGCTGA
- a CDS encoding glycoside hydrolase — protein MAKEEKKEEERDTIYLVPHTHYDAIWAFTKEDYFYINMLLILKEVAELIEKTNYRFLVEQTFLLEEVEHRYPELFEKLSEQIKAGKLEIVDGEYLMADTMLPAGETLIREILVGKQYVKEKFGVDVPVMWQADSFGLNAQLPQIYTKCGYKYLAFRRGIPENKPSEFLWEGLDGTKILTHWMPLGYRAGLDLTKLEESYKKLKALAATSHILMPSGSGVTMPQPETPAVVEDWNKKRGNEALMKLTTPREFFEALEQETKDRELVVRTGEMYSGRYSEIFPDVSSTRMWIKQGLADYENWMTCVERWGTITWLLNSYYPSDELRESWRKILFIAFHDVIPGTGMDRGYDEVKQYLSFMNTYMAALCPRIFAELVDEESKLGRFTRFMEGGVESASGDIIVFNSLSWEVKNWLEMDLNFQRGHVISVGGLKCGTEEIEVEVIRFTRYTDDSLKYVRLGFVATVPALGYKVYRIIERDPRRLPFDPDFIRIHGNTIENRFFGVEVDPVTGLVDIVHKRGLTRSTTCKANELVLEEETGDLYYHRQKLCIPLKTETGEGVKYGSFRLKNFSIDKSPLRRVINVDTDYYSLRWPYRLTEKMEPRIWRHRFLECSKKIVVYKGLSRIDFVTTLMDKHPRTRTRVRFSTNIKSDSYVCGTQFGTITRPLSEDRCDQQDEFESWVEAPRGVCPSQQWLDYSDDERGLTVIHHGIPENELRDGNIYLTLLRSVSMLSSDGKAGPAVPVPDARELKRYTFRYAIHPHAGDWRTAHSYRRAQEFNVDLDAMQLSRDVKLPQQRSFLKITPLSVMLSALKRAEDKAGVILRFYEADGRETETEIQLFQVPREVTVVNMLEEEDPALTKEVIQDGATLKLTLNPFEIVTLRLAF, from the coding sequence ATGGCAAAGGAGGAGAAGAAGGAAGAAGAACGGGACACGATTTATCTCGTTCCGCACACACATTATGATGCGATCTGGGCGTTCACGAAGGAAGACTACTTCTATATCAATATGCTGCTCATCCTGAAAGAGGTGGCAGAGCTCATTGAAAAGACCAATTACCGGTTCCTTGTGGAGCAGACCTTCCTGCTGGAGGAGGTAGAGCATCGGTATCCCGAGCTGTTCGAGAAGCTTTCCGAGCAGATCAAAGCAGGTAAGCTGGAGATCGTGGATGGAGAATACCTGATGGCCGACACCATGCTCCCGGCGGGAGAGACCTTGATACGCGAGATCCTGGTGGGCAAGCAATACGTGAAGGAGAAGTTCGGGGTTGACGTGCCGGTGATGTGGCAGGCCGATAGCTTCGGGCTCAATGCGCAGCTGCCCCAGATTTACACCAAATGCGGCTATAAGTACCTTGCGTTTCGCCGGGGAATACCGGAGAATAAACCGTCGGAATTCCTCTGGGAGGGCCTGGATGGTACGAAGATCCTTACCCACTGGATGCCGCTGGGCTATCGCGCGGGACTGGATTTGACGAAGCTGGAAGAGAGCTACAAGAAGCTCAAAGCGTTAGCAGCAACCTCGCACATCCTCATGCCTTCCGGAAGCGGGGTGACCATGCCGCAGCCCGAAACGCCGGCTGTCGTGGAGGACTGGAACAAGAAGCGTGGCAACGAAGCCCTGATGAAGCTGACCACGCCACGCGAATTCTTCGAAGCGCTGGAGCAGGAGACGAAGGACCGCGAGCTCGTGGTCAGAACGGGAGAGATGTACTCCGGCAGATACTCGGAGATCTTCCCGGATGTCAGCTCGACCAGGATGTGGATCAAGCAGGGGCTCGCAGACTACGAGAACTGGATGACCTGCGTCGAGCGCTGGGGCACGATCACCTGGCTCCTCAACAGCTACTATCCCTCTGATGAGCTCCGTGAGAGCTGGCGGAAGATCCTCTTTATCGCCTTCCACGATGTTATTCCGGGCACTGGTATGGACCGGGGTTACGACGAAGTGAAGCAGTATTTGAGTTTCATGAATACCTACATGGCCGCACTCTGCCCGCGTATCTTCGCGGAACTCGTGGATGAGGAATCCAAGCTCGGCAGGTTCACACGCTTCATGGAAGGTGGCGTAGAGAGTGCGAGCGGCGATATTATCGTCTTCAACTCACTCTCCTGGGAGGTCAAGAACTGGTTAGAGATGGATCTGAACTTTCAGCGCGGGCACGTAATCTCGGTCGGCGGCTTGAAATGCGGCACTGAGGAGATCGAAGTGGAGGTCATTCGGTTCACGCGCTATACGGACGACTCGTTGAAGTACGTCCGTCTCGGTTTTGTTGCCACCGTACCGGCGTTGGGGTATAAGGTCTACCGAATAATCGAGCGAGATCCGCGCCGTCTCCCCTTTGATCCCGATTTCATTCGGATCCACGGGAATACCATTGAGAATCGATTCTTTGGTGTTGAGGTGGATCCTGTCACGGGACTGGTCGACATCGTGCATAAGCGCGGGCTTACCCGCAGCACCACGTGCAAGGCGAACGAGCTGGTGCTCGAGGAGGAAACTGGCGACCTGTACTATCATCGCCAGAAATTGTGCATTCCGTTGAAGACTGAGACGGGCGAGGGCGTGAAGTACGGCTCCTTCAGGTTAAAGAATTTCTCGATCGATAAGAGTCCGCTGCGACGGGTGATCAACGTGGATACCGATTATTACTCACTGCGGTGGCCGTACCGGCTGACGGAGAAGATGGAGCCACGGATCTGGCGCCACCGGTTCCTAGAGTGCTCGAAGAAGATCGTGGTGTACAAGGGCCTTTCACGGATCGATTTCGTGACCACCCTTATGGACAAGCACCCGCGCACGCGAACGCGAGTCCGATTCTCGACGAATATCAAGAGCGATAGCTATGTCTGCGGCACCCAATTCGGCACGATTACCCGTCCGCTGAGTGAGGATCGGTGTGACCAGCAAGATGAGTTTGAGAGCTGGGTTGAGGCGCCGCGGGGAGTCTGCCCCTCACAGCAATGGCTTGATTATTCTGATGACGAGCGGGGACTGACGGTGATCCATCATGGAATACCCGAGAACGAGCTGCGGGACGGTAACATCTATCTCACCCTGCTCCGGAGCGTCTCTATGCTCTCTTCAGATGGTAAGGCAGGTCCGGCGGTACCGGTGCCTGACGCACGTGAGCTGAAACGATACACCTTCCGGTACGCCATCCATCCGCATGCCGGTGATTGGCGAACTGCACACTCTTACCGCCGGGCACAGGAGTTCAATGTCGATCTGGACGCAATGCAGCTCTCGCGTGACGTAAAACTGCCACAGCAGCGCTCATTCTTGAAGATCACACCGTTGAGCGTGATGCTCTCGGCACTGAAGCGAGCTGAGGACAAGGCAGGCGTTATTCTCCGCTTCTACGAGGCGGACGGACGCGAGACTGAGACCGAAATACAGCTCTTCCAGGTGCCCCGGGAAGTGACGGTGGTCAATATGCTGGAGGAGGAAGATCCGGCGTTGACCAAAGAGGTGATCCAGGACGGTGCCACGCTCAAACTGACCCTGAACCCCTTTGAGATAGTGACGCTGCGATTGGCATTCTGA
- the mpgP gene encoding mannosyl-3-phosphoglycerate phosphatase translates to MAERARKGPHDLEHPGGLDLAGVNEPLKKVLFTDLDGTLLDLQDYSYEPALPALEHVKRHQVPIIFCTAKTLAENEYYQELLGVHDPFIVDNGGAIFIPEQYFSFEFEARNQGKYRVIELGASYNELRAALQAIRAETGFSITGFGDMTAEEVAGDANLTLEQAVRAKRKSYNESFIFDEPPEKAAELVAKIEAKGFAVTHGGRYYNIHGKNADKGRAVQKLTELFKREYGSVLTIGVGDSRNDIPMLQAVDQPAVVRNKKGGWLEFGARNLYRAAGEGPNGWVEVVRKFIND, encoded by the coding sequence GCTAGAAAAGGACCGCACGATTTAGAGCATCCTGGAGGACTTGACTTGGCTGGAGTGAACGAACCCCTGAAGAAAGTGCTCTTCACTGACCTTGACGGAACGCTGCTGGACCTCCAGGACTATTCCTACGAGCCCGCACTTCCTGCACTTGAGCACGTGAAGCGGCATCAGGTGCCCATCATTTTTTGCACGGCAAAAACCCTGGCGGAGAACGAGTATTACCAAGAGCTCCTCGGTGTCCATGACCCGTTCATCGTGGACAATGGTGGTGCCATCTTCATTCCCGAACAGTATTTCTCCTTCGAGTTCGAGGCCCGGAACCAGGGCAAATACCGCGTTATTGAGCTTGGCGCATCATATAACGAGCTCCGAGCTGCGCTGCAGGCGATTCGCGCTGAAACAGGATTCAGCATTACCGGCTTTGGCGACATGACCGCGGAAGAAGTGGCCGGGGATGCGAACTTAACACTCGAGCAGGCGGTGCGCGCGAAGCGGAAGTCGTATAATGAAAGCTTCATCTTTGACGAGCCCCCAGAGAAGGCTGCGGAGCTGGTCGCGAAGATCGAAGCGAAGGGCTTTGCCGTTACCCACGGTGGCCGCTATTACAATATCCACGGGAAAAACGCGGACAAGGGCCGGGCGGTGCAGAAGCTTACGGAACTCTTCAAGCGCGAATATGGCTCCGTGCTGACCATCGGCGTGGGCGATAGCCGGAACGATATCCCGATGTTACAGGCGGTGGATCAGCCGGCGGTGGTGCGGAACAAGAAGGGTGGCTGGCTCGAGTTCGGCGCGCGCAATCTCTATCGAGCCGCGGGCGAGGGTCCAAACGGCTGGGTTGAGGTCGTCCGAAAGTTTATAAACGATTAG